CCATTACCGACGTGCCTATGACGGTGATGGACGCGATCAACCTGGCCGGCGGTTTCGACAAGGATCGGGCCGATCAGCGCACGGCCTATCTGACGCGTAACGGCCAGAAGCAGGTCCTCGATATTCTGGCGCTCTATTCAAGCTCTCAGGGCAATCTCCTGTTGCAGGACGGGGACGTGTTGTATGTTCCGAACAACACGCAGAATAAAGTCTTCATTCTGGGTGAGGTCGAGAAGCAGCGTGCGGTCATGATGGATCAAGGCCGGCTGACTTTGGCGGAGGCGCTGGCAGATGCCGAGGGACTGGATCTCAGTACAGCCAACACTCATGGCGTCTATGTCATTCGCGCGGTTCCCACGATTGCGCCGGACGGAACGCCGGGGGCGGTTGAAGCCAACATCTATCAACTCGATCTCCATGATGCGAGTGCCTTGGTTCTGGCTGACGCATTCCAGATGCAGCCTCGCGATCTGGTGTATGTGTCGAGCTCTGGCTTGGTGCGCTGGAATCGCGTCATCCAGCAGATCCTACCTACGATCACGACCTTGTTCCAAACCGATCGTCTGATCTTCAACCGATAAGGACTTCCATGGACGCGTCCAATTCGCTGGTATCCGCCGATCGCGGCTCTGTTCCCCATGGGTTGGTGGAGGATAGAGAGGATGAAATCGATCTGCGCGAATTGCTTGCCATTCTCATGGGCGGAAAGTGGACAATCGCAATCGTTGCCGCAGCGATCACGGGATTGGGTCTAGTCTATGCACTGACCAGTACACCGGCTTATCAAGCCAATGCGCTGGTGCAGGTTGAAACGCGCGGTAGCAGCTTGTTGGATGAACTCGAGAATCTCTCGGCGCTGACGGGCCAGGAGTCTCCTGGACAGACTGAAATTCAGATTCTGAAATCCCGCTATGTCTCGAGTCAGGTCGTCGATCAACTTGTCCTGGATATTGAAGCTGAACCACGTTATTTACCGCTGTTCGGGCGCGCGGTCGGGGCACGCCCCGACGGCGCGCCGGGAGAGTTGGCCGATCCCTGGTTTGGTTTGGATCGATACGCCTGGGGCGGCGAAGTACTCACCGTCAAGCGCATGAAGGTGCCGCCAGAATGGGTGGGTAAGCCGCTGCGGCTGGTGGCTCTGGGCGGCGGGCGCTTCAAGCTCCATGACCCGGATGGCAATCCAGTGCTGAGCGGAGCGGCGGGCGAGTTAGCCGCCATGGGTAAGGAAGGGGATGGCAGCCCGATAGCAGAAATTTTCGTTCAAGAACTCCGTGCCCGGCCAGGTACCGAGTTTGTGGTCGTCCGCAAGAGCTACCTGCAGACGGTTGAGGATTTGCGGAATGCGCTCGCAATCAGCGAGCAAGGCAAAGGCACGGGCATCCTGCAGCTATCGTTGGAAGGGCGGCACCCGGCGGAAATCGCAGGCATTCTGAATGCAATTGCGCGAACCTATCTGCGTCAGAATGTGGAGCGGCGTTCGGCACAAGCAGAGGAAAGTCTGCGCTTTTTGGATGACCAGTTACCCAAATTGAAGGCTGAGTTGGAGGCGGCTGAAGAGGCATTCAATGCCTTTCGCAAAAAGAACGAAAGTCTGGATCTTTCGGTTGAAACAGAGGGCCTGCTCAAACGCATCGTTGATGTCGAAACTGAGATCTCCAATCTTCAGCTCAAGCGTACGCAGATGGGACAAAGCTTTGCCAGTCAACACCCGTCCATGATCGCGCTGAATAACCAGATCGGGGAATTGAGCTCGATCAAGCGCGACCTGGAATCAAGGGTCACTGATCTGCCGGATACGCAACAAGAAATTCTGCGATTGCAACGCGAAGTAGAGGTTAAGAACTCTCTTTACACGGGGCTTTTGAACAAGGCGCAGGAGTTACGCATCATTCGCGCTGGCACACTTGGAAACGTCCGCATCATCGATGAGGCTGTTGTCCCGGAAGAGCCCGTCAAGCCGCGCAAGAAACTGATTGTCCTGCTGAGCCTGCTGCTCGGCCTGTTTGCGGGAATCGTGGTGGTCTTTTTGCAGCGGAGCTTGCGACGCGGGATCGTCGACGGTCGACAGCTTGAAACCGAGCTCGGGTTGACCGTCTATGCGAGTGTGCCGTTTAGCAACAAGAACCGCCGCTTGCGGTATGAGGCTGCGCGCCAAGGCGCAACAAGACTGCCCGTTCTGGCGCGCGAGGCGCCGCAGGACATGGCTGTCGAAAGCCTTCGCAGTCTCGCCACAGCCCTGCATTTTGCGCTCATGGAGAAAAGCAGTAACGTCGTTGCGGTCACCAGTTCGGCCCCCGAGAGCGGGAAAACGTTTCTGTGCGCGAATTTAGCGCATCTGCTGGGCGAATCGGGCCAACGGGTACTTCTAATTGATGGCGACCTGCGACGCGGAAATCTCCATCTGCTGGCCGGTAACGAACGCCAACCGGGCCTCTCGGAAGTCCTGACCCGGCGAGCGACGCTCGATGGCGCGGTCCGGCCATTGGTCGCGGGCAAGGTCGATTTGCTGACGACCGGCCAGCTGCCGCCGAACTCATCGGAACTCTTGATGAGCAAGGGATTCAGCGATCTCGTTCAGAGCGTCCGCCAATGGTACGACGTCGTGCTTATCGACACCCCGCCCGTGCTGGCGGTGTCGGATCCCGGTGTGATCGCGAGTCATGCGGGCGCAGTGTTCTTGGTGGTGCGCGCAATTCGGCATACGGTTGATGAGGTGGAGGCTGCCATCAAACAGTTGCGTCACTATCAGGTCAGCGTGACTGGGGCGGTGTTCAATGCCTACGATCCCAAGGGGCAGAACAGTCTGTACGCCTCACCGTACTACCGTTACTACGACTACGCGCACAAGTCAGACTAGGCGACTCCGTCCGGGTGGCGGAGATGCCAGTGCGCTTCGCCTGGAACGCCGAGCAAGCGGACCAGTTCGTCCAGCTCGCTGGCCAATGTTTCCCCCAAAGTCCAGGGGGGATTGACTACGAACATGCCGCTGCCGGTCATGCCCCATCCGTCCGGTTGAGGTCGTTTGACTTGGAGATGGATATGCAACCACGACAGCTGCAGTTGTTCTAAGGCAGCGGTTAGGATATTGGCGTTCTGCTTCGCCAATTTCGGGTACCACAGCGCGTAAATCCCCGTCGGGAAGCGATTCAGGCCCAGAATCAGCGCCTCTTTCACCCGGTGGTATTCTGCCGCGTTTTCATAAGGCGGATCGATGATTACCAGCCCGCGTCGGGAAGGGGGCGGCAACAGTGCCTTGAGGCCGGAAAGTCCGTCATCAGACGATATCCGTACGCGCGGATCGTTTTGTATGAGCGGATGCGCCACCAATGCACGGTGATCGGTCGGGTGCCATTCAAACAGTCGAATTTCATCGTTCGGGCGACAAATCAGCTGCGCCCAAGCCGGAGATCCGGGGTAGATTCGCAAATGTCCACGGCCGTTGAGCCCGGCAACCCGTTCAGTCAGGCGAGCGAGGCTGGGAGCGCGTATCGAACCTGCCCACAATCGCTGGATTCCACTGCGCCATTCGGCCTGTGGGTCGGTGGCATTCAGGATGTAATACCCAGCGCCCGCGTGGGTGTCGATGACCCGGAACGGTTTGTCTTTCTTGCCGAGATGCTCCAGGAGCAACATCAAGACCCAGTGTTTCAGTACGTCCGCATGGTTGCCGGCATGGAAATGGTGGCGGTAGCTGCGCATCGAACGGCGGGCTTAATCCGGAGCGTTTGAGTGGGGGGATGACTTGCCGTACAGGTCGCTGCGTTTGTAGAACTCCTGCAGATGCCGGAAGAATACGGACAGAACCGCACCGACCGGCAAGGCCACCAGAACACCGACGAACCCAAATAGCTGGCCACCGGCGAGAACCAAAAAGATCACGATGACCGGATGCAAGCCAATGCGATCGCCGACCAGCAACGGCGTAATCACCGAGCCTTCCAATGCCTGTCCGATGCCGACGACGACCAAGATGTAGGCATAGACCAGCGGTTCAGCGCCGGTGATCGCTGCGGTAATCATGGCCGAAAGCAGCGCCATGGCCACGCCGAGATAGGGCACGAAGCTCACGAGCCCCGCGAAGATCCCGATCAGCATCGCAAACTCGACCCCGGCGATCCAAAAGCCGATTGCATAAATGCTGCCCAGCGCAATCATGACCAACAGTTGGCCACGCAGAAAAGCTGCCAGCACCTCGTCGGCCTCATGGGCCAGATCCGTGAACGCCGGGAGCAGAGGACGTGGCACCAGGTTGCCCACGCTTTCCAGCATTTCGTGCCAGTCCCGCATCATGTAGAAGGTAACGATGGGCACCAGAAACAAGTTCGCCAATGTCGCCGCGAGCTTCATGCCCGAGCTGGTGACGTAGCTCACGACGTTTGTGGCGACACTACCGGCCTGTGGGAAGTTTTCCTGGAGTAGCTGGGTGACTCGCCCGGCGTCCAATCGCGTGACGTCCATCCCGATCCGTGCGGAGATCCACGGCAGAACATCTTGTTGCAGCCAGATATTGGCCTTGGGCAGCAATGTCTCCAGGCGGCTGATCTGGACCTGCAGGGATGGAATCAGCAGCAGGATTGCCAGTGCCAGAACCAGAATACTCAGGGCGAAGACCAGGCTCACCCCGAATGTCCGCGAAACACGCCACTGCTCAAGGCGATCGACAAAGGGATGAAGCAGATAAGCCAGGCCGAACGAAATCAAAAATGGCGTCAGTACCGGTCCAAGCAGATAGATCGCCGTCGCCATGACGCCGAAAAATACCGCCCAGTACCACCATGGAATTCTTCGCAGATAAAGATCGGAATCTTCCTGAGCGGTATTCAAGGCGATTGTCCCATCGGCCGTCGTTTCCCGCATTATCGCCAAGCCGCCGGCCAAACGCCAAGGGGCCGAAGGGGGGACGCGATGCTATCGGGTCCGGTCGTCCTGTGCCATGTCATTCGCTAGAATCACGACCATGCTGCATCTGCATTTTGGCAATCGCCTGGAAGATCTGCTCGATGTCACGGCCGACGATCTGACGGAACGGCCGCGCGGGGTGTTCGCCGTACAAACCATAGTGGTACCCAGCCAGTCGATGGGGCAGTGGCTCCAGTTGGGATTGGCGGATCGCCACGGCATCGCGGCCATGATGCAGACTCCTTTGCCCGGCAGCTTTCTGGCGGCTCTGTATCGGCGACTCCTGCCCGTGCCGGATCTGGATCCGGCATTCGAACGTGGCGCTCTGACCTTTCGGGTGTTCGAGATCTTGCAGGACGGGCGTGGTGTTGCGGCAAATCCGTCTTTGGCCCGGTACCTGAGCGCGGCCCCCGAACCGCTGGATCGGTTTCATCTGGCGAAACGGCTCGCCGCCTGCTATGACCAAGCGCTGATTTATCGCCCTGATCGGCTGCTGGCCTGGGAGGCGGGTGAAGAATCGGGCTGGCAGGCCGAGCTGTGGCGGGCGCTCGCAATCTCGAATGGCATGCATCGCGCTCGCGCCTTCCAGCGCCTCGACCAGGCCATTGCCGAGGCGCCCCGGGAATGTTTGCCTGATCATTTGATCCTGTTTGGTTTTCATACCCTGCCGCCGGTATGGTTGAGTCTGTTTGCCGGGCTGGCAGCGCGTATTCCGGTGCAATGGTTGGTGCCCACGCCCTGCCGCGAGTACTGGGCGGGATTGGATACCCCGGCTGCGTTGGCGCGGCGCGCAGCTCGGGGCCAATCGGTTGCCCTGCGCATGGTCGGCCATCCCTTGCTCGCCACCTTCGGTCGACAAGGCGCCGAGTTCATCGATCTGTTGAGCGAGCTTCCGGGGCAGGTCAGCGAGTATTTCGAGGATCCTGTCGTGCAGGGACGGACCGATCTGCTGGCTCGGATGCAGTCCGATCTGCTCAACCTTCGCGATCCGACTGAATCGTCGCCGCAGCCGGTCGAGCCCACGGACGACAGCATCCAAGTGCATTGCTGTGCGGGGCCCCTGCGTGAGGTGGAAGTCCTGCATGATCGCCTGCGCGATCTGCTGGACCGCCAGCCGGATTTGAACCCGTCGGACATCGTGGTGATGACGCCGGATATCGAGCGTTACGCACCCTATGTAGATGCCGTGTTCCGCAGTCGCAAGGGCGATCTGGCGATCCCCTACCGCGTTGCTGATCGCGGCCTGCTGCGCAGTGAACCGGTGGTTGCGGGATTCTTCGCGTGGCTCGCGCTGGCTGAGCGGCGCTTTACGGTCAATGCTGTATTCGATCTGCTCGAATGTCCCCCGGTCGCCCGCCGGTTGAGCATGAGCCTCGGCGATCGCGAGCTACTCCGGGAGTGGGCTCGCCGGGCGGCGATTCACTGGGGTTTGGACGGCTCAGACAAAGGTGACTTCGAGTTGCCGCCCGCGAATGCGCATACTTGGCGGCGTGGTCTGGACCGCCTGATGCTGGGCACGGTGCTCCCCGAGGACGGCATGGCCATCCATGGCGATATGGCGCCCGTCGAGGCGGTCGACGGCGCATTCTGGCCGGTACTGGGACGTTTGGCGGAGTGGATCGACGCACTGCGGACCGATCACGACGGCTTGGCGGAGGCGCGTTCTGCGCAGGATTGGGCCGAGGTGCTGACCACGGTGCTGGAGCGCCTGTTCGAGGTTGAGGCAAACGAGGAATCGGCCTTGCAGCAGCTGCGCGGCGCGATCCGGCAGATTGGGGCCGATGCCGCGGCCGCAGCATGTACCGCCCAGATCCCGCTCACCGTGTTCAGGGCGGCGCTGAGCGAGCGACTGTCCGCATCAGGCAACGCCAGCGGGTTTCTCGCGGGCGGTGTGCAATTCTGCGCCATGGTGCCCCTGCGCAGCTTGCCGTTTTCAGTGGTCTGCCTGTTGGGTCTTGACCACGATGCGCTGCCGCGCCGCGCGCAGCCCGAGGAGTTCGATCCCTTTGCAAGCACGCGTCGACCCGGCGACCGTAACGCGCGCGAGGACGATGCGTATCTGTTTCTGGAGGCCATCATCAGTGCGCGCCGGGTGCTGTATCTGAGCTACAACGGCCGCGATCCTCAGGATTACAGCGAACGGCCGCCCAGCGTTCTGCTCGAGCAGTTCGTGGACACCGTCACGGCCGGTTATTATCGCGAAGCGCCGGGGGATTGGCGCGAGCGGGCGGTGCTCGTGCATCCCCTCCAGGCCTTCAGTCGGCGCCAGTTTGAGCCGGATAGCCCCTGCTTCAGCTATCGGCGCGACCTTGCCGAAGCCTTGGCGGGGGCCTCGATGCCGCATCCGGTGATCGAGCGGATGGCCGACTTGTCCGATGCCTTCGATGGGGTGATCGATTTCGCCGAATTGCTGCACTTCTGGCGCCATCCCGTGCGGTATCTGTTACGCCAGCGCCTGGACATCGATCTTGGCCTTGCGCAGGACGTGCTGGCCGATCAGGAACCGTTCGAGCCGGATGGGCTCGAGCGCTGGCAAATCCGCACGCAGATTCTGGCGTGGTTGCGACAGGGGATGCCGCCCCGTGCCGTGCTGGCGCATCTCCAGGCGGCCGATCGGATCTCGGCCGGGCCATGGGGCACGCTCATCGCTGATCAGCATCGGGACGAGGTGCTTGCGATCCATCAGCGATTTGAGGCTTGCGGGGGGGCGCAACCACCCCGATCGATGAGCATCGATCTGCCGCTCGGCGATATGCGGTTGGTCGGACAGCTCAACGACCTGACCCCCGACGGACTGCTCCGGATCGAAAGCGGACCCTGGAAGCCCAGGCATACCGTCGAGGCCTGGCTGTCACATCTGGTGCTCAATCTGGTGGCACCCGAGGGCGTGCAACGACGCACCATCGGGCTCGGGCAAGGCAGCGAGCTGGACTGCCTCCCGATCAGCGATGCCGCTGAAGCCTTGCAGCCCTGGCTCGCGCATTACCGCATGGGATTGACCCAGGCGCCGTTGCCGCTGTTGCCCGAGGTCCTGCTGGCCGCCAAGTCCTCCGATCCGTTCGAAAAGCGGCTTCAAACGCGTCAGAAAGCTTTTCGGGAATGTGTCGTGCCGCCGCCGCAAACCGGGCGCCCGCCGGATGGCTATCTGGCCTGGCTGTATGGCGAAGCTCAACCGATCGACAGGTATTGGTGCACCGAGGCTGAGGTGCTGGTCGCGCCCATCCCGCAGGTCCGCAAGGTGCCCACATGACGGCCCGTCTGCCACAGCTTCTGGATGCCGCGACACTGCCGCTGTCTGGCCGGCATCTGGTCGAGGCCAGCGCAGGCACCGGCAAGACGCATACGCTGGCAGATCTGTATCTGCGCCTGGTCGTCGAAAGTGGCCATGAGGTTGATCGCATTCTGGTGGTGACCTTCACCAAGGCGGCCACGGCCGAGCTCAAGACCCGTATCCGTCGCCGGTTGATCCAGGCCCGGGCCGCCTTGAACGGTGCCCGTCCGGCGCAGGATGCCGTTGATGTCGTGCTCGGCGAGCGTGTGATTGATGTGGCGCAGGCGGTGCGCCGGCTGGACGCAGCACTGATGGGTTTCGATCGTGCTGCCATCTTTACGCTGCATGGCTTTTGCCGGAGCGCGCTGCGCGATCATGCCTTCAGTGCGGGTTTGCCGATGCATCTGGAGATGGCGGAACAGTCCGACGATCGGGCGACCGTGATTGCCGCCGACCTGTGGCGCCGCTTGGAGGGTACCATCGGTGATCCACGCCGCGCCTTTGGCCTGCGTCGGGCTGGGTTGTCCCCGGCGCAGCTGCTGGCAGACCTGAAGCTGCGCTTGAACCACCCTTTGGCGGTCGTCGAGGCCGAGCCCGTCGAGGCGTCGGCTGAATCGGCCGCCTGGCAGGCGCTGGAAAATGCTTGGCAGTGTTTTCGTAAACAGTGGAGCAGTCAAGGCGCCGAGTTCCGAAAACTGCTGGATGACAATCCGGCGCTGAATCGCAGGCGCTACACCGCCGACAGAATTGAACGGTGGTGCGGCGGATTCAGCCGGCTGAGCGCCAGCGACGAGCTGGATCTGGGCGTGCTGAGGACGCTCGAGGCTGGTGTGCGGGATGACTGGGCGGCATTGACACCCACGCGGCTTGCCGAAGGCGTCAAGAAGGATCAGAAGGCGCCCGTGCATCCGTTGTTCGAGACGCTGGGCGCATTGCTGGCATGCTGGACGCGTATGGAAACCGCCTGGGCAGGGAGCGCGCGTGCGTATCGCCGCGGCGCGCTGGACGAGGCGGCGACGCGGCTGAGCCAACAGCGGCAGCGCCTGGGCGAGCTGAATTTTTCGGATCTCACCGTCGAACTGCGTGATGCGCTCAAAGGCAGTGGCGGCGCGCATCTGGCGAGCATCCTGCGGACACGATTTCCGGCCGCGTTGATCGACGAATTCCAGGACACTGATCCGGCTCAGTTTGATGTCTTTCGCGCGATCTATCCCGATCAGGGGGGCGAAGACGGCACGTTCCTGATTCTGATCGGCGATCCCAAGCAGGCGATCTATGGTTTCCGGGGGGCCGATGTCTATGCCTATCTCGGCGCACGCGAGCATCTGGGTACGCCTTGGCGCCTGGGCCGGAACTGGCGCTCGGTTCCGGCTTTGGTCGAGGCCGTCAACGCGGTGTTTTCCCGCCGGGACGACGCGTTCCGATTGCCCGGCATCGTGTTTTATCCGGTGGAGCCGGCGCAGACCGACAGTGCGGGGTTGCGAGCGCCAGGTTCCGCGGCGGCGCTGCAGTGTCACCTGCTCCCGGCATCGGAGCAGCCATTGAGCCAGGGCGATGCGGTTCGTCTGGCGGCGCAATGGACCGCAGCGGAAATCGCCCGCCTTTTGACTGCAGCCGCCCGCGGCGAGGCGCATTTGGGCGATCGCCCGCTGCAAAGTGGGGACATCGCCGTGCTGGTGCGTGCCCACGATCAAGGCCTGGCGGTCGCCGATGCGTTGCGTGAGCGGGGTGTGGGGTTCGTGCGGCGGGGTCAGGACAGCGTCTTTTCGACCGACGAAGCGCAGGATCTGGAACGTATTCTGCGGGCAGTTCTGCAGCCCACCCGCATGGCTTGGCTCAAGGGCGCCTTGGCGACCAATCTGCTGGGCGGCACCCTGGACGATGTCTTGGCGCTGGATCGCGATGAACAGAGGCTGGAGGAATTCCTGGAACGCTTTCAAGGCCATCATTCAGTGTGGCAGCGCCAGGGTTTCATGCCCATGTGGCAATCGTTGATGGAAGCGCACGGTGTGGCGGCACGGCTGCTGGCCCGACCGGAGGGCGAGCGGCGCCTGACCAACGTGCAGCATTTGGCCGAATTACTCCATCATGCCGCGGTCAGCGAACATCTGGGGGCAGACGCCTTGTTCAATCGTCTGGTGAGCTGGCGCCAGGAGCCGGGACGTCTCGGTGATACGGCCTTGTTGCGTCTGGAGAGCGAAGCGGATCTGGTCCGCATCGAAACCATTCATGCCAGCAAGGGCCTGCAATATCCCGTCGTCTTCTGCCCGGCGTTGTGGAAATGCCGCAAGGCGGGACCCAATACCCATGGCCCGGCCGCCTTGTGCTATCACGATCCCGTTCGGGGCGAGGCGCGCCTGGCCTTGAATCCGCAGGCGGATCCAGCGATCGGTGATCAGGCGGCTGCGGAATCGCTGGCCGAGGATCTGCGCCTGGCCTATGTCGCGCTCACCCGTGCCCAGGCGCGCTGCTATGTGGTCGATGGAGCGGTTCGCGAGCGCGAGCATTCGGCACTGGGTTGGCTGCTGCCGGAGGCCGAGCCCGCAGCCGTGTGGACGCAGTTGTCGGCCGAACGGCCGATCGCCTTCGGGTGGGCGGCCGCGATGCAGCCGGATGGCATGGCGGTGCCCGTGAGCGCTCGGACCGTGCCGCTGCGGGCCCGGGCGGTGCAACGCTCGGTTCCCGCGCCTCGGGTGCTGACGAGTTTTTCGGCGCTGTGGGGCGGCGACCCCGTCCAGGTGGTCGATCATGACGAGTTCAGAACCGGGCTGTCGAGCCTGCATGCACCACAGGAACCCAGTCCGCATGGCTTTCCGCGCGGCGCCATGGCCGGGCGCGCGCTGCATGCCATCCTGGAGCGATGGCAGTGGCACGAGGACGCGAACGGTTCGGCCTTGGCCTCGCTGACCGCCCAAGTGCTGGCCGAGGAAGGCCTGCCGGCCGAATGGGACACGGTGGTCGTGTCCTGGCTGCGTGCGCTGATGGTCACGCCGCTGATGGCCGATGGGATGCGAC
This sequence is a window from Candidatus Macondimonas diazotrophica. Protein-coding genes within it:
- a CDS encoding polysaccharide biosynthesis tyrosine autokinase; this translates as MDASNSLVSADRGSVPHGLVEDREDEIDLRELLAILMGGKWTIAIVAAAITGLGLVYALTSTPAYQANALVQVETRGSSLLDELENLSALTGQESPGQTEIQILKSRYVSSQVVDQLVLDIEAEPRYLPLFGRAVGARPDGAPGELADPWFGLDRYAWGGEVLTVKRMKVPPEWVGKPLRLVALGGGRFKLHDPDGNPVLSGAAGELAAMGKEGDGSPIAEIFVQELRARPGTEFVVVRKSYLQTVEDLRNALAISEQGKGTGILQLSLEGRHPAEIAGILNAIARTYLRQNVERRSAQAEESLRFLDDQLPKLKAELEAAEEAFNAFRKKNESLDLSVETEGLLKRIVDVETEISNLQLKRTQMGQSFASQHPSMIALNNQIGELSSIKRDLESRVTDLPDTQQEILRLQREVEVKNSLYTGLLNKAQELRIIRAGTLGNVRIIDEAVVPEEPVKPRKKLIVLLSLLLGLFAGIVVVFLQRSLRRGIVDGRQLETELGLTVYASVPFSNKNRRLRYEAARQGATRLPVLAREAPQDMAVESLRSLATALHFALMEKSSNVVAVTSSAPESGKTFLCANLAHLLGESGQRVLLIDGDLRRGNLHLLAGNERQPGLSEVLTRRATLDGAVRPLVAGKVDLLTTGQLPPNSSELLMSKGFSDLVQSVRQWYDVVLIDTPPVLAVSDPGVIASHAGAVFLVVRAIRHTVDEVEAAIKQLRHYQVSVTGAVFNAYDPKGQNSLYASPYYRYYDYAHKSD
- a CDS encoding 23S rRNA (adenine(2030)-N(6))-methyltransferase RlmJ, with product MRSYRHHFHAGNHADVLKHWVLMLLLEHLGKKDKPFRVIDTHAGAGYYILNATDPQAEWRSGIQRLWAGSIRAPSLARLTERVAGLNGRGHLRIYPGSPAWAQLICRPNDEIRLFEWHPTDHRALVAHPLIQNDPRVRISSDDGLSGLKALLPPPSRRGLVIIDPPYENAAEYHRVKEALILGLNRFPTGIYALWYPKLAKQNANILTAALEQLQLSWLHIHLQVKRPQPDGWGMTGSGMFVVNPPWTLGETLASELDELVRLLGVPGEAHWHLRHPDGVA
- the recC gene encoding exodeoxyribonuclease V subunit gamma; this translates as MLHLHFGNRLEDLLDVTADDLTERPRGVFAVQTIVVPSQSMGQWLQLGLADRHGIAAMMQTPLPGSFLAALYRRLLPVPDLDPAFERGALTFRVFEILQDGRGVAANPSLARYLSAAPEPLDRFHLAKRLAACYDQALIYRPDRLLAWEAGEESGWQAELWRALAISNGMHRARAFQRLDQAIAEAPRECLPDHLILFGFHTLPPVWLSLFAGLAARIPVQWLVPTPCREYWAGLDTPAALARRAARGQSVALRMVGHPLLATFGRQGAEFIDLLSELPGQVSEYFEDPVVQGRTDLLARMQSDLLNLRDPTESSPQPVEPTDDSIQVHCCAGPLREVEVLHDRLRDLLDRQPDLNPSDIVVMTPDIERYAPYVDAVFRSRKGDLAIPYRVADRGLLRSEPVVAGFFAWLALAERRFTVNAVFDLLECPPVARRLSMSLGDRELLREWARRAAIHWGLDGSDKGDFELPPANAHTWRRGLDRLMLGTVLPEDGMAIHGDMAPVEAVDGAFWPVLGRLAEWIDALRTDHDGLAEARSAQDWAEVLTTVLERLFEVEANEESALQQLRGAIRQIGADAAAAACTAQIPLTVFRAALSERLSASGNASGFLAGGVQFCAMVPLRSLPFSVVCLLGLDHDALPRRAQPEEFDPFASTRRPGDRNAREDDAYLFLEAIISARRVLYLSYNGRDPQDYSERPPSVLLEQFVDTVTAGYYREAPGDWRERAVLVHPLQAFSRRQFEPDSPCFSYRRDLAEALAGASMPHPVIERMADLSDAFDGVIDFAELLHFWRHPVRYLLRQRLDIDLGLAQDVLADQEPFEPDGLERWQIRTQILAWLRQGMPPRAVLAHLQAADRISAGPWGTLIADQHRDEVLAIHQRFEACGGAQPPRSMSIDLPLGDMRLVGQLNDLTPDGLLRIESGPWKPRHTVEAWLSHLVLNLVAPEGVQRRTIGLGQGSELDCLPISDAAEALQPWLAHYRMGLTQAPLPLLPEVLLAAKSSDPFEKRLQTRQKAFRECVVPPPQTGRPPDGYLAWLYGEAQPIDRYWCTEAEVLVAPIPQVRKVPT
- a CDS encoding AI-2E family transporter codes for the protein MNTAQEDSDLYLRRIPWWYWAVFFGVMATAIYLLGPVLTPFLISFGLAYLLHPFVDRLEQWRVSRTFGVSLVFALSILVLALAILLLIPSLQVQISRLETLLPKANIWLQQDVLPWISARIGMDVTRLDAGRVTQLLQENFPQAGSVATNVVSYVTSSGMKLAATLANLFLVPIVTFYMMRDWHEMLESVGNLVPRPLLPAFTDLAHEADEVLAAFLRGQLLVMIALGSIYAIGFWIAGVEFAMLIGIFAGLVSFVPYLGVAMALLSAMITAAITGAEPLVYAYILVVVGIGQALEGSVITPLLVGDRIGLHPVIVIFLVLAGGQLFGFVGVLVALPVGAVLSVFFRHLQEFYKRSDLYGKSSPHSNAPD
- a CDS encoding SLBB domain-containing protein, with product ITDVPMTVMDAINLAGGFDKDRADQRTAYLTRNGQKQVLDILALYSSSQGNLLLQDGDVLYVPNNTQNKVFILGEVEKQRAVMMDQGRLTLAEALADAEGLDLSTANTHGVYVIRAVPTIAPDGTPGAVEANIYQLDLHDASALVLADAFQMQPRDLVYVSSSGLVRWNRVIQQILPTITTLFQTDRLIFNR
- the recB gene encoding exodeoxyribonuclease V subunit beta, which codes for MTARLPQLLDAATLPLSGRHLVEASAGTGKTHTLADLYLRLVVESGHEVDRILVVTFTKAATAELKTRIRRRLIQARAALNGARPAQDAVDVVLGERVIDVAQAVRRLDAALMGFDRAAIFTLHGFCRSALRDHAFSAGLPMHLEMAEQSDDRATVIAADLWRRLEGTIGDPRRAFGLRRAGLSPAQLLADLKLRLNHPLAVVEAEPVEASAESAAWQALENAWQCFRKQWSSQGAEFRKLLDDNPALNRRRYTADRIERWCGGFSRLSASDELDLGVLRTLEAGVRDDWAALTPTRLAEGVKKDQKAPVHPLFETLGALLACWTRMETAWAGSARAYRRGALDEAATRLSQQRQRLGELNFSDLTVELRDALKGSGGAHLASILRTRFPAALIDEFQDTDPAQFDVFRAIYPDQGGEDGTFLILIGDPKQAIYGFRGADVYAYLGAREHLGTPWRLGRNWRSVPALVEAVNAVFSRRDDAFRLPGIVFYPVEPAQTDSAGLRAPGSAAALQCHLLPASEQPLSQGDAVRLAAQWTAAEIARLLTAAARGEAHLGDRPLQSGDIAVLVRAHDQGLAVADALRERGVGFVRRGQDSVFSTDEAQDLERILRAVLQPTRMAWLKGALATNLLGGTLDDVLALDRDEQRLEEFLERFQGHHSVWQRQGFMPMWQSLMEAHGVAARLLARPEGERRLTNVQHLAELLHHAAVSEHLGADALFNRLVSWRQEPGRLGDTALLRLESEADLVRIETIHASKGLQYPVVFCPALWKCRKAGPNTHGPAALCYHDPVRGEARLALNPQADPAIGDQAAAESLAEDLRLAYVALTRAQARCYVVDGAVREREHSALGWLLPEAEPAAVWTQLSAERPIAFGWAAAMQPDGMAVPVSARTVPLRARAVQRSVPAPRVLTSFSALWGGDPVQVVDHDEFRTGLSSLHAPQEPSPHGFPRGAMAGRALHAILERWQWHEDANGSALASLTAQVLAEEGLPAEWDTVVVSWLRALMVTPLMADGMRLGALDPARQAREMAFAFPVTGMRQKRIDALIAGLDPHWAKRPNAGQAALSGALRGVIDLVFEYEGRYYLVDYKSNWLGPRAQDYTAEALAAAMAGGGYTAQALIYALALHRHVRACVPAYDPARDFGGVFYLFLRGMAPDAPGRGVVQLRPDPALLRQLDALMAGGGAA